In Vibrio diazotrophicus, the following proteins share a genomic window:
- a CDS encoding sodium ion-translocating decarboxylase subunit beta, translating into MDGLITLWRETGIANFELGQIIMIMVGCLLLFLAIRKGFEPLLLLPIGFGAVLANIPNAGFTEPGGLLYYVYHVGIESGVFPLLIFMGVGAMTDFGALIANPKTLWLGAAAQLGIFATLFGAIFLNYVPGMEFSMADASSIAIIGGADGPTAIFLASKLSPDLLGAIAVAAYSYMALVPIIQPPIMKALTTPEERQIKMAQLRHVGKTEKIIFPLIVLLMTILFLPSATPLVGMFCLGNLMREAGVVERLSKTAQNELINIVTIFLGLGVGSKLQADKFLNLETLGILALGAVAFSIGTAGGVIMAKVLNKFSKEDINPLIGAAGVSAVPMAARVVNKVGLQANPQNFLLMHAMGPNVAGVLGSAVAAGVLLALVG; encoded by the coding sequence ATGGACGGATTAATAACCTTATGGCGTGAAACAGGTATAGCTAACTTTGAACTGGGTCAGATCATTATGATCATGGTTGGTTGTTTGCTACTGTTCCTTGCTATTCGTAAAGGTTTTGAACCCTTGTTACTTCTGCCAATTGGCTTTGGTGCGGTTCTGGCAAATATTCCAAATGCTGGTTTCACTGAACCGGGAGGTTTGCTTTACTACGTTTACCACGTAGGGATCGAATCGGGTGTATTCCCGTTGTTGATCTTTATGGGTGTAGGGGCAATGACTGACTTTGGCGCTTTAATCGCAAACCCAAAAACATTGTGGTTAGGTGCGGCTGCTCAGTTAGGTATTTTTGCAACCTTATTTGGTGCAATTTTCCTTAACTATGTTCCGGGAATGGAATTTTCCATGGCAGATGCATCATCGATTGCAATTATCGGTGGTGCTGATGGCCCGACAGCGATTTTCTTAGCAAGTAAGTTGTCACCGGATCTGCTGGGTGCGATTGCTGTAGCAGCATACAGCTACATGGCATTAGTACCTATTATTCAGCCGCCAATTATGAAAGCTCTGACGACTCCCGAAGAGCGCCAGATTAAAATGGCTCAGCTTCGTCATGTTGGGAAAACAGAAAAAATCATTTTCCCTCTGATTGTCCTTCTGATGACCATTTTGTTCCTACCGTCAGCGACTCCACTTGTTGGTATGTTCTGTTTAGGAAACTTGATGCGTGAAGCCGGTGTCGTTGAGCGTTTGTCTAAGACTGCGCAAAATGAGTTGATCAACATCGTCACTATTTTCCTAGGGCTTGGTGTTGGTTCTAAGTTGCAAGCGGATAAATTCCTAAATTTAGAAACGTTGGGTATTTTGGCTTTAGGCGCAGTGGCATTCAGTATCGGTACTGCTGGTGGTGTCATTATGGCTAAGGTACTTAATAAATTCTCTAAAGAGGATATCAACCCGCTTATCGGTGCGGCTGGTGTATCTGCGGTTCCTATGGCAGCACGAGTGGTTAACAAGGTTGGCTTACAAGCTAACCCTCAAAACTTCTTGTTGATGCATGCGATGGGACCCAACGTAGCGGGTGTGCTTGGCTCTGCGGTTGCCGCTGGTGTGTTACTCGCATTAGTAGGTTAA
- the oadA gene encoding sodium-extruding oxaloacetate decarboxylase subunit alpha, which produces MSKPLAITDVVLRDAHQSLFATRMRIEDMLPIAAELDKIGYWSLETWGGATFDACIRFLGEDPWERLRELKRAMPNTPMQMLLRGQNLLGYRHYADDVVEKFVERAHTNGMDVFRIFDAMNDVRNFEKAVKATIDVGAHAQGTLSYTTSPVHNADTWVDLAKRLEDLGCHSLCIKDMSGLLKPYEAEELITRIKASCDVPLALHCHATTGLSTATAVKAVEAGIDILDTAISSMSQTYGHTPTETVVAMLQGTERDTNLKLEQIEPIASYFREVRKKYAKWEGQLKGVDSRILIAQVPGGMLTNMEGQLKEQGAADRIDEVLEEIPRVRKDLGYIPLVTPTSQIVGTQAVINVLTGERYKSITKETAGLLKGEYGATPAEVNTELQARVLDGAEVITCRPADLLQDEMEHLTTELLEKAKAEGISLAEDTVDDVLTYALFPQVGLKFLKNRHNPEAFEPAPGKEVAAPVVTKPAASAVGGIETYSVKVDGHVYDVEVGPQGQLTSVTPAQAKPAAAAPVATVDNAEDVPAPLAGTIFKVNVAAGEEVAEGDVLIILEAMKMETEVRAARSGLVQDLHVKEGDAVAVGSPLLSLA; this is translated from the coding sequence ATGTCTAAACCACTTGCCATAACCGATGTGGTCCTTCGCGATGCCCATCAATCTTTATTTGCTACGCGCATGCGTATCGAAGATATGCTGCCGATTGCAGCAGAGTTGGACAAAATTGGCTATTGGTCTCTTGAAACTTGGGGCGGAGCAACATTTGATGCCTGTATTCGATTCTTGGGTGAAGACCCATGGGAGCGTTTACGAGAGCTGAAAAGAGCAATGCCTAACACACCAATGCAAATGCTTTTGCGCGGTCAAAACTTACTGGGTTATCGTCACTATGCTGATGATGTGGTAGAGAAATTTGTTGAGCGTGCGCATACCAATGGTATGGATGTGTTCCGTATCTTTGATGCGATGAACGATGTGCGTAACTTTGAGAAAGCAGTAAAAGCGACAATTGATGTCGGTGCTCATGCCCAAGGTACGCTCTCGTATACCACCAGTCCGGTTCACAATGCCGATACTTGGGTTGATCTTGCTAAGCGATTGGAAGATTTAGGTTGTCATTCTTTGTGTATCAAAGATATGTCTGGCCTGCTTAAACCATATGAAGCTGAAGAGCTGATTACACGTATTAAAGCATCGTGTGATGTTCCACTTGCTCTACATTGCCATGCAACCACAGGTTTATCGACAGCAACAGCGGTGAAGGCGGTGGAAGCTGGTATCGACATTCTTGATACCGCAATTTCTTCCATGAGCCAGACTTACGGTCATACGCCAACAGAAACTGTTGTCGCTATGCTGCAAGGTACTGAACGCGATACTAATTTGAAGCTTGAGCAGATCGAACCTATTGCGTCTTACTTCCGTGAAGTGCGTAAGAAATACGCGAAGTGGGAAGGTCAGTTAAAAGGCGTTGATTCTCGCATTTTGATTGCTCAAGTCCCTGGTGGTATGTTGACCAATATGGAAGGTCAGCTTAAAGAACAAGGCGCGGCTGATCGTATCGATGAAGTTCTCGAAGAGATCCCTCGTGTTCGTAAAGATCTTGGCTATATTCCTTTGGTAACGCCGACGTCACAAATCGTCGGTACTCAAGCTGTGATCAACGTTCTGACTGGCGAGCGCTATAAGAGCATCACTAAAGAAACTGCGGGTTTATTGAAAGGCGAATACGGTGCGACTCCTGCTGAAGTAAACACTGAGTTGCAAGCTCGTGTTCTCGATGGTGCAGAAGTGATCACCTGTCGTCCTGCAGATCTATTGCAAGACGAAATGGAACACCTAACGACTGAACTGCTAGAGAAAGCAAAAGCAGAAGGTATTTCTTTGGCAGAAGACACCGTTGATGATGTCCTGACATATGCGCTGTTCCCTCAGGTTGGTTTGAAGTTCCTGAAGAACCGCCACAACCCAGAAGCTTTCGAGCCTGCACCGGGTAAAGAAGTGGCTGCTCCAGTTGTAACTAAACCTGCTGCGTCAGCGGTTGGTGGCATCGAAACTTACAGTGTTAAAGTTGATGGCCACGTGTACGATGTGGAAGTCGGTCCTCAAGGCCAGCTTACTTCGGTTACACCTGCGCAGGCTAAACCTGCGGCTGCCGCTCCAGTTGCCACTGTTGATAACGCTGAAGACGTTCCAGCGCCACTAGCCGGTACTATTTTCAAAGTAAACGTAGCGGCTGGTGAAGAAGTTGCTGAAGGCGATGTACTCATTATTCTCGAAGCAATGAAGATGGAAACGGAAGTCAGAGCAGCTCGCTCAGGATTAGTTCAGGATCTTCATGTTAAAGAGGGTGATGCTGTTGCTGTTGGTTCACCACTGCTGAGCTTGGCGTAA